A genomic region of Pseudomonas sp. KU43P contains the following coding sequences:
- the ppk2 gene encoding polyphosphate kinase 2, whose amino-acid sequence MSKMHRKKDLDAAKEKLSGKAYEKELKNLHVELVKLQEWVVAKGLKVCILFEGRDGAGKGGTIKAITERVSPRVFRTVALPAPTEREKTQMYAQRYLNHLPAAGEVVIFDRSWYNRAGVERVMGFCTEDQADKFLAVVPLLEKLMVESGIILIKYWLEVSAEEQTRRLQDRINDGRKLWKLSPMDLKSYTRWDDYTRARDAMFAASDSSWAPWYMAHSDDKRRARLNIISHLLTQVPYKDITREAVVKLPKRGKIGKYKPLAYPFKVIEDRL is encoded by the coding sequence ATGTCCAAGATGCACCGGAAAAAAGACCTTGATGCCGCCAAGGAAAAGCTCTCTGGCAAGGCCTATGAGAAAGAGCTGAAAAACCTCCATGTCGAGCTGGTCAAGCTGCAGGAGTGGGTGGTGGCCAAGGGCCTCAAGGTGTGCATCCTCTTCGAAGGCCGCGACGGCGCCGGCAAGGGCGGCACCATCAAGGCCATCACCGAGCGGGTCAGCCCGCGGGTTTTCCGCACAGTGGCGCTGCCGGCGCCGACCGAGCGTGAAAAGACCCAGATGTACGCCCAGCGCTACCTCAACCACCTGCCGGCCGCCGGCGAGGTGGTGATCTTCGACCGCAGTTGGTACAACCGCGCCGGCGTCGAGCGGGTGATGGGGTTCTGCACCGAAGACCAGGCCGACAAGTTCCTCGCGGTGGTGCCGTTGCTCGAGAAGCTGATGGTGGAATCGGGGATCATCCTCATCAAGTACTGGCTCGAAGTCAGTGCCGAGGAGCAGACCCGCCGCCTTCAGGACCGTATCAACGACGGCCGCAAGCTGTGGAAGTTGTCGCCCATGGACCTCAAGTCGTACACCCGCTGGGACGATTACACCCGCGCCCGCGACGCGATGTTCGCCGCCTCGGATTCCTCCTGGGCGCCCTGGTACATGGCCCATTCCGACGACAAGCGGCGCGCCCGCCTCAACATCATCAGCCACCTGCTCACCCAGGTTCCCTACAAGGACATCACCCGCGAAGCGGTAGTGAAACTGCCCAAACGCGGGAAGATCGGCAAGTACAAGCCTTTGGCCTATCCCTTCAAAGTCATCGAAGATCGGCTGTGA
- a CDS encoding monovalent cation:proton antiporter-2 (CPA2) family protein, producing the protein MPHDGSLLQATVVFLLAVVLLVPLAQRLKMGAVPGYLLAGILIGPSVLGLLGNPDNVARISEMGVVMLLFVIGLELSPRRLWTMRRALFGIGSLQVGLTALVLGLLAYWLFGQSKPAAIVLGVGLALSSTAFGLQVLAERKDLGKPHGRLAVAILLFQDIAAIPLIAVVPLLGGDVSVADEGNWPMLAVVAGIGVVIIFGRYLLTPLFKWTVGSGLPELSTATALLVVLGTAWVMEHVGVSMALGAFLAGVLMAESPFRHELETQIEPLKGLLLGLFFVGVGMSADLGLLFSMPWAVLGLTLLLVSIKMPLLYALGRFAGGLKRHEALCLGVVLASGGEFAFVVFKLALEHQVLTQQVHDLLVLAITLSMAVVPLVMLALARQLRDGTGPEGVPEAGK; encoded by the coding sequence ATGCCGCACGATGGAAGCCTCTTACAGGCGACAGTAGTTTTTCTGTTGGCCGTGGTATTGCTGGTACCTCTGGCGCAACGCTTGAAGATGGGCGCGGTGCCAGGCTACCTGCTGGCCGGTATCCTCATCGGCCCCTCGGTACTTGGCCTGTTGGGCAACCCGGACAACGTGGCACGCATTTCGGAAATGGGCGTGGTCATGCTGTTGTTCGTGATCGGCCTGGAGCTTTCGCCACGGCGGCTGTGGACCATGCGCCGGGCGCTTTTTGGTATCGGTTCGTTGCAGGTGGGGCTTACCGCTCTGGTGCTAGGGCTGCTGGCGTACTGGCTGTTCGGCCAGTCGAAGCCTGCGGCGATCGTGCTGGGCGTAGGCCTGGCGCTGTCCTCCACCGCCTTTGGCCTGCAAGTGCTGGCCGAGCGCAAGGACCTGGGCAAGCCGCACGGCCGGCTGGCGGTGGCCATCTTGCTGTTCCAGGACATTGCCGCGATTCCGCTGATTGCCGTGGTGCCGTTGCTTGGCGGCGATGTCAGCGTTGCCGACGAAGGTAACTGGCCGATGCTGGCGGTAGTGGCCGGCATCGGTGTGGTGATCATCTTCGGCCGTTACCTGTTGACCCCGTTGTTCAAGTGGACCGTTGGTTCCGGCCTGCCCGAGCTGTCCACCGCCACGGCACTGTTGGTGGTACTGGGCACCGCCTGGGTGATGGAGCACGTCGGGGTGTCCATGGCCCTGGGTGCCTTTCTCGCCGGCGTGCTGATGGCCGAGTCGCCTTTTCGCCATGAACTGGAAACCCAGATCGAACCGCTCAAGGGCTTGTTGCTGGGGTTGTTCTTCGTCGGTGTGGGCATGAGCGCCGACCTCGGCTTGCTGTTCTCCATGCCATGGGCAGTGCTGGGCCTGACCCTGCTGCTGGTCAGCATCAAGATGCCGTTGCTGTACGCCCTGGGGCGTTTTGCCGGCGGGCTGAAGCGGCATGAGGCGCTGTGCCTGGGCGTGGTGCTGGCATCTGGCGGCGAATTTGCCTTCGTGGTGTTCAAGCTGGCGCTCGAACATCAAGTGCTGACGCAGCAGGTGCACGACCTGCTGGTACTCGCCATCACCCTGTCGATGGCCGTGGTACCGCTGGTAATGCTGGCCCTGGCGCGTCAATTGCGGGACGGCACTGGCCCCGAGGGTGTGCCCGAGGCAGGCAAGTGA
- a CDS encoding AI-2E family transporter yields MQQGLKLDSALSRGLLDVLIKAGLIAALVIFSFEVFQPFLELMLWAVILAVTLYPLQQRIKRGSGLKDGYAATLVVVLVLVVLLVPIYLVVVSIGESVDSLVNVLKSGAWSVPTPPDSVASWPLIGPKLHALWLSASQSLAPLLNNMMPYLKGASLTVLGAAASAGAAFLLFIGAIIISGVIMAFGARGEIASQRIAIRVSGEERGKPLARLCTATIRAVAQGVIGIAFIQMLLIGVGFVVKGVPGAGMLAIAVLMLGIAQAPATLVTLPVILYTFHAEGFTAATIIFAVYTFVAGLADNVLKPLLLGRGVDVPMPVVLIGALGGMVVKGIIGLFIGPVILGVTYVLFWQWVALQVPEPPVEPDA; encoded by the coding sequence ATGCAACAAGGACTAAAGCTGGACAGCGCTCTGTCTCGGGGTTTGCTCGACGTGCTGATCAAGGCCGGGTTGATTGCCGCACTGGTGATCTTCTCCTTCGAGGTGTTCCAGCCTTTTCTCGAGCTGATGCTGTGGGCGGTGATCCTCGCGGTCACGCTGTACCCATTGCAGCAGCGCATCAAGCGCGGTTCGGGGCTCAAGGACGGCTATGCAGCGACCCTGGTGGTGGTACTGGTGCTGGTGGTGCTGCTGGTGCCGATCTACCTGGTGGTGGTATCCATCGGCGAGTCGGTGGACAGCCTGGTGAACGTGCTCAAGAGCGGTGCCTGGAGTGTGCCGACTCCGCCCGATTCGGTGGCCAGCTGGCCGTTGATCGGGCCCAAGCTGCATGCCCTGTGGCTATCGGCCTCGCAGAGCTTGGCACCGTTGCTGAACAACATGATGCCCTACCTCAAGGGCGCGAGCTTGACCGTGCTGGGTGCTGCAGCCAGCGCGGGCGCGGCGTTCCTGCTGTTCATCGGGGCGATCATCATTTCCGGGGTCATCATGGCGTTCGGTGCGCGTGGCGAGATCGCCTCGCAACGCATCGCCATACGTGTTTCCGGCGAGGAGCGGGGTAAGCCGCTCGCCAGGCTGTGCACGGCAACCATCCGTGCGGTGGCCCAAGGGGTGATCGGCATCGCCTTCATCCAGATGCTGCTGATTGGTGTCGGCTTCGTGGTCAAGGGCGTGCCTGGGGCAGGGATGCTGGCTATCGCCGTGCTCATGCTGGGGATTGCCCAGGCGCCGGCGACCTTGGTCACGCTGCCAGTGATCCTGTATACCTTCCATGCCGAGGGTTTCACTGCCGCGACCATCATCTTCGCGGTCTACACCTTCGTCGCCGGGCTCGCCGACAACGTGCTCAAGCCGCTGCTGCTGGGGCGCGGGGTGGATGTGCCGATGCCGGTGGTGCTGATCGGCGCCTTGGGCGGCATGGTGGTCAAAGGCATCATCGGCCTGTTCATCGGCCCGGTGATTCTCGGTGTAACCTATGTGCTGTTCTGGCAGTGGGTCGCCCTGCAGGTGCCGGAACCCCCTGTTGAGCCGGACGCGTGA
- a CDS encoding TolC family protein, protein MRHSIKWPCVCHAVSLFAVLAGCTQVGPDFQPPQEPWLTSWSTPLLEQAGQPAAAPDLQQWWAVFADPTLDALIAEADAHNTNLRVAGLRIAEARAQLAIVQTGRYPQLQQLRAQSLYLKQDQSGTPTARDSVFWQSSVGFDIGWEIDFWGRFSRAIESADAAYFASQANYADAMVLLRAQVADTYFAVRTTEARLAIALENAKRQARSLEITERLFRHGENDELDWQQARTQYLATQATIPEFENQLNALHNVLCSLLGRPPGPLPELQARHGQLPLPDRAVLQDVPANLLLRRPDVRAAEQAVAAQSALVGVAEADLYPQISLLGSIGWSFASANHLPNSFDVAAGPSLIWNPFDYGRRKNAVRVEDARLQQLIELYHQGVREAAREADDAASGLVRSLQSANIRHDASQAAQRSLNLASSQYREGFADFQRVLDAQQLLLQQQDGYLVSRGNAVSSLVSLYKALGGGWNTRHEPIDHETRRQMQQRTDWGDLLDAPAQGGNQ, encoded by the coding sequence GTGAGGCACAGCATCAAATGGCCTTGCGTGTGTCATGCCGTCAGCTTGTTCGCCGTGCTGGCAGGCTGCACCCAGGTCGGCCCCGACTTCCAGCCACCACAGGAGCCGTGGCTGACGAGCTGGAGCACGCCACTGCTGGAACAGGCTGGGCAGCCAGCTGCGGCGCCGGACCTGCAGCAGTGGTGGGCGGTGTTCGCCGACCCCACCCTGGATGCGCTGATCGCTGAAGCCGACGCCCACAACACCAACCTGCGGGTAGCCGGCTTGCGCATTGCCGAGGCGCGCGCGCAGCTGGCCATCGTGCAGACCGGGCGTTATCCACAGCTTCAGCAGTTGCGTGCGCAGAGCCTGTACCTCAAGCAGGATCAGTCGGGCACACCCACTGCCCGCGATTCGGTGTTCTGGCAGTCCAGCGTGGGCTTCGACATCGGCTGGGAAATCGACTTCTGGGGGCGCTTCAGCCGCGCCATCGAAAGCGCCGACGCAGCCTACTTTGCCTCCCAGGCCAACTACGCCGACGCCATGGTGCTGCTGCGCGCCCAGGTGGCCGACACCTACTTCGCCGTGCGCACTACCGAGGCGCGGCTGGCGATTGCTCTGGAAAACGCCAAGCGCCAGGCGCGCAGCCTGGAGATTACCGAGCGGCTGTTTCGCCACGGTGAGAACGATGAGCTCGACTGGCAGCAGGCGCGCACCCAGTACCTGGCGACCCAGGCCACCATCCCCGAGTTCGAGAACCAGCTCAATGCGCTGCATAACGTGCTGTGTTCGCTGCTAGGTCGCCCGCCTGGGCCGCTGCCCGAGTTGCAGGCGCGCCATGGCCAGTTGCCGTTGCCCGACCGCGCCGTGCTGCAGGACGTGCCCGCCAACCTGCTGTTGCGCCGGCCGGATGTGCGTGCGGCCGAGCAGGCCGTGGCAGCGCAGTCGGCCTTGGTCGGCGTTGCCGAAGCGGACCTTTATCCACAGATCAGCTTGCTCGGCAGCATTGGTTGGAGCTTCGCCTCGGCCAACCACTTGCCCAATAGCTTCGACGTGGCCGCAGGGCCGAGCCTGATCTGGAACCCGTTCGACTATGGCCGGCGCAAGAATGCCGTGCGCGTAGAGGATGCGCGCCTGCAGCAACTGATCGAGCTGTACCACCAGGGCGTGCGCGAAGCGGCGCGCGAGGCTGACGATGCCGCCAGCGGCCTGGTGCGTTCGCTGCAAAGTGCCAACATCCGCCATGATGCTTCGCAGGCGGCCCAGCGTTCGTTGAACCTGGCCAGCTCGCAATACCGCGAGGGTTTCGCCGATTTCCAGCGCGTGCTCGACGCCCAACAACTGTTGTTACAGCAACAGGACGGCTACTTGGTCAGCCGTGGTAATGCGGTGAGTAGCTTGGTGAGCTTGTACAAGGCACTGGGCGGTGGCTGGAATACCCGCCACGAGCCCATCGACCATGAAACGCGTCGGCAGATGCAGCAACGTACCGACTGGGGCGATCTGCTCGATGCCCCTGCACAGGGTGGAAACCAATGA
- a CDS encoding HlyD family secretion protein — MSDIKETPPAQAPAPDRGMRWVLLAIVVSLVWYLLADRFTPYTQQARLQAYVVPVAAEVAGQVKRVAVGNNQQVRRGDVLFELDQDQYRIAMQRAEADLDTVKRQVGASTAGIDSAQASLVAAQANERKARQDAERLKRLIEEDPGTVSVRRLEGAQATRDQAISKVAAARAEVVRAREQQGGDEANNAQLRSAAANVEKARLDLARTVVRAEANGLITDLRTDVGHYVGAGTPMMTLIAIHDVWISADMTENNLGRLRPGVPVLVVLDSLPGEVLKGRIRSIGYGVSVGQSAPPGSLPTVQNSREWLRSAQRFPVIVELDRDQLQDRSGLRVGGQAEVMALPGEGNPLNLLGRLFMWLMSWLAYAY, encoded by the coding sequence ATGAGCGATATCAAGGAAACGCCCCCTGCACAGGCCCCAGCCCCAGACCGCGGCATGCGCTGGGTACTTTTGGCGATCGTCGTGAGCCTGGTCTGGTACCTGCTCGCCGACCGCTTCACGCCCTACACCCAGCAGGCTCGCCTGCAGGCCTACGTGGTGCCGGTGGCGGCGGAGGTCGCGGGCCAGGTCAAGCGCGTGGCGGTGGGCAACAACCAGCAAGTGCGGCGCGGCGATGTGCTGTTCGAACTGGATCAGGACCAGTACCGCATCGCGATGCAACGTGCCGAGGCCGACCTCGATACCGTGAAGCGGCAGGTGGGGGCCAGTACCGCCGGCATCGATTCGGCCCAGGCGTCTCTGGTAGCGGCACAGGCCAACGAGCGCAAGGCCCGTCAAGATGCAGAAAGGCTCAAGCGTCTGATCGAGGAAGACCCAGGCACGGTATCGGTACGCCGCCTGGAAGGGGCGCAGGCGACCCGCGACCAGGCCATCAGCAAGGTGGCGGCGGCCCGCGCCGAGGTAGTACGGGCGCGTGAGCAGCAAGGGGGTGACGAGGCCAACAACGCACAATTGCGCAGCGCTGCGGCCAATGTCGAAAAAGCGCGGCTGGACCTCGCCCGAACGGTGGTGCGCGCCGAGGCCAACGGGCTGATCACCGACCTGCGCACGGACGTTGGCCACTACGTCGGCGCCGGCACGCCGATGATGACGCTGATCGCCATCCATGACGTGTGGATCAGTGCCGACATGACCGAGAACAACCTTGGCCGGTTGCGTCCTGGCGTGCCGGTGCTGGTGGTGCTCGATTCCCTGCCGGGGGAAGTGCTGAAAGGGCGAATCCGCAGCATCGGCTATGGCGTGAGCGTCGGCCAGAGCGCGCCGCCAGGCAGCTTGCCGACGGTGCAGAACAGCCGCGAATGGCTGCGCTCGGCGCAGCGCTTCCCGGTGATCGTCGAGCTTGATCGTGACCAGTTGCAGGACCGCTCTGGCCTACGCGTGGGCGGGCAGGCTGAAGTCATGGCACTGCCCGGCGAGGGCAACCCGCTGAATCTGCTGGGCCGGTTGTTCATGTGGCTGATGAGCTGGCTGGCCTATGCCTATTGA
- a CDS encoding DUF2955 domain-containing protein, whose amino-acid sequence MPIELRQLRALRLAWGVALCLAASFGLGLPVPILAPVFAVLLLAMRSQPLPLRAAPLLAVLVLLSCGSGLLLIPLLRHAPLSGVLLVGIGVFLVLRYALKGGNGLVANLLVIGLTMIAAAGTSDFTLALSVVEALAKGMLLATLGTSLAHVLFPEPADAPAQPSPPLLANEDVSWVALRATLIVMPAFLLALIAPDQFMPLIMKSVSLGQQAEETRARHASRELIGSTLLAGVLAILIWGALSLFVHLWMFFLWVLLFTLWQARRLYRVVATRHSPGYWVSCLTTVLILLGQSVQDSAGGQDVYRAFAVRMALFLAVSVYASVMLSWIDRRRVRAV is encoded by the coding sequence ATGCCTATTGAGCTACGCCAGCTGCGCGCCCTGCGCCTGGCCTGGGGTGTGGCGCTGTGCCTGGCGGCGAGCTTTGGCCTGGGGCTGCCGGTGCCGATCCTGGCGCCGGTGTTCGCGGTATTGCTGCTGGCCATGCGCAGCCAGCCACTGCCCTTGCGCGCGGCGCCGTTGCTGGCCGTGCTGGTGCTGCTCAGTTGCGGCAGCGGCCTGCTGCTGATTCCCTTGTTGCGCCATGCCCCGCTGAGCGGGGTATTGCTGGTCGGTATTGGCGTGTTCCTGGTGCTGCGCTACGCGCTCAAGGGGGGCAATGGCCTGGTGGCGAACCTGCTGGTGATTGGCCTGACCATGATCGCCGCAGCCGGTACCAGCGATTTCACCCTGGCACTGTCCGTGGTCGAAGCCTTGGCCAAGGGCATGTTGCTGGCCACCCTCGGCACATCGCTGGCCCATGTGCTGTTTCCCGAGCCCGCCGATGCACCTGCGCAACCTTCACCGCCGCTGCTTGCCAATGAGGATGTTAGCTGGGTCGCCCTGCGCGCCACGCTGATCGTCATGCCGGCATTTCTGCTGGCGCTGATCGCACCGGACCAATTCATGCCGCTGATCATGAAGTCGGTGAGCCTGGGTCAGCAGGCCGAGGAAACCCGCGCCCGCCACGCCAGCCGCGAGCTGATTGGCTCGACCTTGCTGGCCGGGGTGCTGGCAATACTGATCTGGGGAGCGTTGAGCCTGTTCGTGCACCTGTGGATGTTTTTCCTGTGGGTGCTGCTGTTCACGCTCTGGCAGGCAAGGCGGCTCTATCGCGTGGTGGCGACCCGGCATAGCCCGGGTTACTGGGTGAGCTGCCTGACGACGGTGTTGATCCTGCTTGGGCAGTCGGTGCAGGACAGTGCCGGTGGGCAGGATGTGTACCGTGCCTTTGCCGTGCGCATGGCGTTGTTTCTTGCGGTGTCGGTGTATGCCAGTGTCATGCTGAGCTGGATCGATCGGCGTAGGGTTCGGGCTGTTTAG
- the ychF gene encoding redox-regulated ATPase YchF produces MGFNCGIVGLPNVGKSTLFNALTKSGIAAENFPFCTIEPNSGIVPMPDARLAALAEIVKPNRILPTTMEFVDIAGLVAGASKGEGLGNKFLANIRETDAIAHVVRCFEDENVIHVSNSVDPKRDIEIIDLELIFADLDSCEKQLQKVTRNAKGGDKEALAQKAILEKLIPHFTEGKPARSLMKNMADDEKAVIRGFHLLTSKPVMYIANVAEDGFDNNPHLDVVKAIAEEEGAVVVPVCNKIEAEIAELDDGEEKDMFLEALGLEEPGLNRVIRAGYELLNLQTYFTAGVQEVRAWTVRVGATAPQAAGVIHTDFEKGFIRAEVVAYDDFIQFKGEGGAKEAGKWRLEGKDYIVKDGDVMHFRFNV; encoded by the coding sequence ATGGGTTTCAATTGCGGCATCGTCGGCCTGCCCAACGTCGGCAAGTCCACCCTGTTCAACGCCCTGACCAAGTCTGGCATCGCGGCGGAGAACTTCCCCTTCTGCACCATCGAGCCGAACAGCGGCATCGTGCCGATGCCCGACGCGCGCCTGGCGGCGCTGGCGGAAATCGTCAAGCCCAACCGCATCCTGCCGACCACCATGGAGTTCGTCGACATCGCCGGCCTGGTAGCCGGTGCCTCAAAGGGTGAAGGCCTGGGCAACAAATTCCTCGCCAACATCCGCGAGACCGACGCCATCGCCCACGTGGTGCGCTGCTTCGAAGACGAGAACGTGATTCACGTTTCCAACAGCGTCGACCCCAAGCGCGACATTGAGATCATCGACCTGGAGCTGATCTTCGCCGACCTCGACAGCTGCGAGAAGCAACTGCAGAAGGTTACCCGCAATGCCAAGGGCGGCGACAAGGAAGCCCTGGCGCAGAAGGCCATCCTGGAAAAACTGATCCCTCACTTCACCGAAGGCAAGCCGGCGCGCAGCCTGATGAAGAACATGGCTGACGACGAGAAGGCCGTCATCCGTGGCTTCCACCTGCTGACCAGCAAGCCGGTGATGTACATCGCCAACGTCGCCGAAGACGGCTTCGACAACAACCCGCACCTGGACGTGGTCAAGGCCATCGCCGAGGAAGAAGGCGCGGTCGTGGTGCCGGTGTGCAACAAGATCGAAGCTGAAATCGCCGAGCTCGACGACGGCGAAGAAAAGGACATGTTCCTCGAGGCCCTGGGCCTGGAAGAACCTGGCCTGAACCGCGTGATCCGCGCCGGTTACGAGCTGCTCAACCTGCAGACCTACTTCACTGCCGGCGTGCAGGAAGTACGCGCCTGGACCGTCCGCGTCGGCGCCACCGCGCCACAAGCCGCTGGCGTGATCCACACCGACTTCGAAAAAGGCTTCATCCGCGCCGAAGTGGTGGCCTATGACGACTTCATCCAGTTCAAGGGTGAAGGCGGTGCCAAGGAAGCCGGCAAGTGGCGCCTGGAAGGCAAGGACTACATCGTCAAGGACGGCGATGTGATGCACTTCCGCTTCAACGTATAA
- the pth gene encoding aminoacyl-tRNA hydrolase — MTAIQLIVGLGNPGPEYEQTRHNAGALFVERIASAQRVSLTADRKYFGLTAKFSHQGNDVRLLIPTTYMNRSGQSVAALANFFRIKPEAILVAHDELDLPPGVAKLKRGGGHGGHNGLRDIIAQLGNQNDFHRLRLGIGHPGDAKLVSNFVLGRAPRAEQEKLDASIDFALGVLPDVLAGDFAKAMRELHSQKA; from the coding sequence GTGACCGCCATCCAGTTGATCGTCGGCCTGGGTAACCCCGGCCCCGAATACGAACAGACCCGGCATAACGCAGGGGCTCTTTTCGTTGAACGCATTGCCAGCGCCCAGCGCGTCTCCTTGACCGCTGACCGCAAGTATTTCGGCCTGACGGCTAAATTCAGCCATCAGGGCAACGACGTTCGTCTGCTCATCCCCACCACCTACATGAACCGTAGCGGTCAGTCCGTGGCGGCTTTGGCCAATTTCTTCCGGATCAAACCGGAGGCCATTCTGGTGGCGCATGACGAACTCGACCTGCCGCCAGGCGTCGCCAAGCTCAAGCGCGGCGGTGGCCATGGTGGGCACAACGGCCTGCGCGACATCATCGCGCAGCTCGGCAACCAGAACGACTTCCACCGCCTGCGGCTTGGCATTGGCCACCCGGGCGACGCCAAACTGGTCTCCAACTTCGTCCTGGGCCGCGCGCCGCGCGCCGAGCAGGAGAAGCTCGACGCCAGCATCGATTTTGCCCTCGGCGTGCTGCCGGACGTGCTCGCCGGCGATTTCGCCAAGGCGATGCGCGAGCTGCACAGCCAGAAGGCCTGA
- a CDS encoding 50S ribosomal protein L25/general stress protein Ctc: MTDFTLNAQARTDLGKGASRRLRHSANIPAVVYGGDKEAQSLTIVAKEIAKLFENEAAFSHVIELNVDGAKQNVVVKAMQRHPAKGFIMHADFVRVVAGQKLTAVVPVHFINEEAPVKKGGEISHVESQIEVSCEAKDLPEFIEVDLANAEIGTIIHLSDLKAPKGVEFVALAHGDDKAVANVHAPRVAPEAEAGAAE, encoded by the coding sequence ATGACTGATTTCACTCTGAACGCCCAAGCGCGTACTGACCTGGGGAAAGGTGCGAGCCGCCGCCTGCGTCACTCCGCCAACATCCCTGCCGTTGTCTACGGTGGCGATAAAGAAGCTCAATCCCTGACCATCGTGGCCAAGGAAATCGCCAAGCTGTTCGAAAACGAAGCTGCCTTCAGCCACGTTATCGAGCTGAACGTCGATGGCGCCAAGCAGAACGTCGTGGTCAAGGCCATGCAGCGCCACCCAGCCAAAGGCTTCATCATGCACGCCGACTTCGTTCGCGTCGTTGCTGGCCAGAAGCTGACCGCTGTTGTTCCAGTGCACTTCATCAACGAAGAAGCACCGGTCAAGAAAGGCGGCGAGATCTCGCACGTTGAATCGCAGATCGAAGTTTCCTGCGAAGCCAAAGACCTGCCAGAGTTCATCGAAGTCGACCTGGCCAATGCTGAAATTGGCACCATCATCCACCTGTCGGACCTGAAAGCTCCGAAAGGCGTAGAGTTCGTCGCTCTGGCCCACGGTGATGACAAAGCTGTTGCCAACGTTCACGCACCACGCGTTGCTCCAGAAGCTGAAGCAGGCGCCGCTGAGTAA
- a CDS encoding ribose-phosphate pyrophosphokinase encodes MSKMMVFTGNANPDLARRVVRQLHIPLGDVSVGKFSDGEISAEINENVRGKDVFIIQPTCAPTNDNLMELVVMADAFRRSSASRITAVIPYFGYARQDRRPRSARVAISAKVVADMLTVVGIDRVLTVDLHADQIQGFFDIPVDNIYGSPVLVDDIEDQRFENLMIVSPDIGGVVRARAVAKSLGVDLGIIDKRREKANHSEVMHIIGDVEGRTCILVDDMVDTAGTLCHAAKALKEHGAAKVYAYCTHPVLSGRAIENIEKSVLDELVVTNTVPLSAAAQACDRIRQLDIAPVVAEAVRRISNEESISAMFR; translated from the coding sequence GTGTCCAAGATGATGGTCTTTACGGGGAACGCTAACCCCGATCTGGCTCGGCGTGTCGTACGTCAGCTGCATATTCCACTGGGTGATGTTTCTGTCGGTAAGTTCTCCGACGGCGAAATCAGTGCTGAGATCAATGAAAACGTTCGCGGTAAGGACGTGTTCATCATCCAGCCAACCTGTGCCCCTACCAACGACAATCTGATGGAACTGGTCGTGATGGCTGATGCCTTCCGCCGCTCCTCTGCGTCGCGAATCACTGCTGTGATTCCTTACTTCGGATACGCCCGCCAGGACCGCCGTCCGCGTTCGGCACGTGTAGCCATCAGCGCCAAAGTCGTCGCTGACATGCTCACTGTCGTGGGTATCGACCGTGTTCTCACCGTCGACCTGCACGCTGACCAGATCCAGGGCTTCTTCGATATCCCCGTCGACAACATCTACGGCTCGCCCGTACTGGTCGACGACATCGAAGACCAGCGTTTCGAGAACCTGATGATCGTCTCCCCGGACATCGGTGGTGTCGTGCGCGCACGTGCCGTCGCCAAGTCCCTGGGTGTCGACCTGGGTATCATCGACAAACGCCGCGAAAAGGCCAATCACTCCGAAGTGATGCACATCATCGGTGATGTCGAAGGGCGCACTTGCATCCTGGTAGACGATATGGTCGATACCGCCGGCACCCTGTGCCACGCGGCCAAGGCCCTGAAAGAACACGGCGCTGCCAAGGTTTACGCCTACTGCACGCACCCTGTCCTGTCGGGCCGCGCGATCGAGAACATCGAGAAGTCGGTACTGGACGAGCTGGTGGTGACCAACACCGTTCCGCTGTCCGCCGCTGCTCAAGCCTGTGACCGTATCCGCCAGCTGGATATCGCACCGGTTGTCGCTGAAGCGGTACGCCGCATCAGCAACGAAGAATCGATCAGCGCGATGTTCCGCTAA